In one Hymenobacter sp. DG25B genomic region, the following are encoded:
- a CDS encoding putative nucleotide-diphospho-sugar transferase, which produces MQHPSAPGQRQNYLIYLSHGSAGIRSEALYSILSYYQVARHSPETSRPIIVIYTDDAASFRKVLGSPADILYPEIGEEQWQQWRGSVNKVYLLKIGVLQHAAAHFPGNLLFLDTDTIWQKDPTPIFGDIARGVRYMHMDEGALATGNELSRKVYRHLKNFQTRIGGLPLRIQPTTRLFNSGVLGFKSEDAALLPEVMQQAEQLYAAYNKHMMEQLAFSMRFAVDGEPVREAASYLVHYWNLKAMRPVLIELFERYAGQSYDELYARASRLHIADLHKSEQAYSRLPGWRRAIRKATGRRWRLPSFDL; this is translated from the coding sequence ATGCAACATCCCTCAGCGCCAGGTCAGCGGCAGAATTACCTTATCTACCTTTCCCATGGTTCGGCCGGAATCCGAAGTGAGGCGCTGTACAGCATTTTGTCTTATTATCAGGTGGCGCGCCACTCCCCGGAAACGTCCCGCCCCATTATTGTTATTTATACCGATGATGCGGCCAGCTTCCGGAAAGTATTAGGCTCACCAGCCGATATACTTTATCCGGAAATAGGAGAGGAGCAGTGGCAGCAGTGGCGAGGAAGTGTGAATAAAGTGTATCTGCTGAAAATAGGCGTGCTGCAGCATGCCGCTGCCCACTTCCCCGGCAACCTGCTTTTTCTGGATACCGACACCATCTGGCAAAAAGACCCTACTCCCATTTTCGGGGATATAGCCCGGGGAGTACGCTACATGCATATGGATGAAGGCGCCCTGGCAACGGGCAATGAGCTGAGCCGGAAAGTGTACCGGCACCTAAAAAACTTTCAGACCCGAATAGGCGGACTTCCACTCCGCATACAGCCTACCACCCGGCTGTTTAATTCCGGTGTTCTAGGGTTTAAAAGTGAGGATGCCGCCTTGCTGCCGGAGGTAATGCAGCAGGCTGAACAACTGTACGCTGCTTACAACAAGCACATGATGGAGCAGCTGGCCTTCAGCATGCGCTTTGCCGTGGATGGCGAGCCGGTGCGGGAAGCCGCAAGCTACCTGGTACACTACTGGAACCTGAAGGCCATGCGCCCCGTGCTGATAGAGTTGTTTGAGCGGTACGCCGGCCAGAGCTATGACGAGCTGTATGCGCGGGCCAGCCGCCTGCATATAGCCGATTTGCACAAGTCGGAGCAGGCGTATAGCCGCTTGCCCGGTTGGCGGCGGGCTATCCGGAAGGCCACGGGCCGCCGCTGGCGCTTACCCAGCTTCGACCTGTAA
- a CDS encoding DUF3467 domain-containing protein, producing the protein MNQPPQDANIPHDPNAINIELSEEIAEGEYANLAMIAHSSSEFVIDFIRLMPGLPKAKVKARIVITPEHAKRLLAALSDNIDRFEQVHGTIKQQPDMPSYPMNFGGAMGEA; encoded by the coding sequence ATGAATCAGCCCCCCCAAGACGCGAACATTCCCCACGACCCCAACGCCATTAATATCGAGCTGTCCGAAGAAATAGCCGAAGGCGAATACGCTAATCTGGCCATGATTGCGCACAGCAGCAGCGAGTTCGTCATTGATTTCATTCGCCTGATGCCGGGCTTGCCCAAAGCCAAAGTAAAAGCGCGTATTGTCATCACCCCCGAGCACGCCAAGCGGCTGCTGGCGGCGCTATCGGATAATATTGACCGGTTTGAGCAAGTGCATGGCACCATTAAGCAGCAACCCGATATGCCCAGCTACCCCATGAACTTTGGGGGCGCCATGGGCGAGGCGTAA
- the rpoC gene encoding DNA-directed RNA polymerase subunit beta', which yields MAFAKNKKLVQDFSKVTISLASPESILERSNGEVVKPETINYRTYKPEMGGLFCERIFGPVKDWECHCGKYKRIRYKGIICDRCGVEVTEKKVRRERMGHIELVVPVAHIWYFKSLPNKIGYLLGLPTKKLDQIIYYERYVVVQPGVLAEEGVQQLDFLTEDEYLDIIDKLPRENQMLPNEDPNKFIARMGADALYLLLERINLDELSYSLRDSAAHETSQQRKAEALKRLRVVEAFRDAATRVENKPEWMVIRMVPVIPPELRPLVPLDGGRFATSDLNDLYRRVIIRNNRLKRLIEIKAPEVILRNEKRMLQEAVDSLFDNSRKVNAVRAEGNRALKSLSDMLKGKQGRFRQNLLGKRVDYSGRSVIVVGPELKLHECGLPKNMAAELFKPFIIRKLIERGIVKTVKSAKKIVDRKDAVVWDILENVLKGHPVLLNRAPTLHRLGIQAFQPRLIEGKAIQLHPLVCTAFNADFDGDQMAVHVPLGPAAILEASMLMLASHNILNPANGAPIAVPSQDMVLGLYYVTKGKRTTPEEKIDGEGMTFYSDEEVVIAINEGILSKHAYIKVRTLVRDEQDNLVTKIIETVAGRVLFNQLVPTEVGFVDELLTKKKLQQIISLVFKRTGMARTAQFLDDIKTLGFQSAYKGGLSMGLGDIQIPKEKDALIAQAQADVLAVTQNYQMGLITDNERYNQVIDIWTRINNQITETLMGRLEKENQGFNSIYMMMHSGARGSREQIRQLGGMRGLMAKPQKSLQGSVGEIIENPILSNFKEGLDVIEYFISTHGARKGLADTALKTADAGYLTRRLVDVSQDVIVNENDCGTLRGIETFALKDNEDVVEPLAERILGRVAVHDIIDPLTDEVILTAGDEITEEITRRIDNTSIESVEIRSVLTCESKRGICARCYGRNLSSGRMVQKGEAVGVIAAQSIGEPGTQLTLRTFHVGGTASNIAVEASIRAKFAGVVEFEDIRTVETANADGEPVKVVMGRSGEVRIVEKGTGKVFISNHVPYGSFLLVEEGQEVEKGQELNNWDPYNAVILAEFDGVIQYDAITEGITYREESDEQTGHREKVIIESKAKDQNPSIIVRPGKKGDMEGSKGYNIPVGSHLNVENGEKIKAGQILAKIPRAVGKTRDITGGLPRVTELFEARNPSNPAVVAEIDGVVTYGTVKRGNREIFVESKDGVKKKYMVPLSKHILVQDNDFIRAGMPLSDGAITPSDILSIQGPGAVQEYLVNEIQEVYRLQGVKINDKHIEVVVRQMMQKVVILDAGDTTFLEHQVIDKIVFMEENDTIIDMKVVTNAGDSTNLKPGQIVTARRLRDENSSLKRRDLALVEVRDAQPSVSRPTLQGITQASLGTQSFISAASFQETTKVLSEAAIRGKADELLGLKENVIVGHLIPAGTGLREYTRQIVGSKEELEALQASKASEEVAPAKRPARASRRESVQE from the coding sequence ATGGCGTTTGCAAAAAACAAAAAACTGGTACAGGACTTCTCGAAAGTCACTATCTCACTGGCCTCGCCCGAATCCATTCTGGAGCGGTCGAACGGTGAAGTAGTAAAGCCCGAGACGATCAACTACCGGACGTACAAGCCCGAAATGGGTGGCTTGTTCTGCGAGCGGATTTTCGGTCCCGTAAAGGACTGGGAATGCCACTGCGGCAAATACAAGCGGATTCGCTATAAAGGCATTATCTGCGACCGTTGCGGCGTAGAAGTGACCGAGAAGAAAGTACGTCGGGAGCGGATGGGCCACATCGAACTGGTGGTGCCCGTAGCGCATATCTGGTACTTTAAGTCCCTGCCTAACAAAATCGGCTACCTGCTGGGCCTGCCCACCAAGAAGCTGGATCAGATTATCTATTACGAGCGGTATGTAGTAGTACAGCCGGGCGTACTGGCTGAAGAAGGCGTACAGCAGCTCGACTTCCTCACCGAAGACGAGTACCTCGACATCATCGACAAGCTCCCCCGCGAGAATCAGATGCTGCCGAACGAGGACCCCAACAAATTCATCGCTCGCATGGGTGCTGATGCGTTGTACCTCCTGCTGGAGCGTATTAACCTCGACGAGCTGTCGTACTCCCTGCGTGACTCTGCCGCCCACGAAACTTCGCAGCAGCGTAAGGCTGAGGCGCTGAAGCGTCTGCGGGTTGTAGAAGCGTTCCGTGATGCCGCCACCCGCGTGGAAAACAAGCCCGAGTGGATGGTTATCCGCATGGTGCCTGTTATTCCCCCGGAATTGCGCCCACTGGTGCCGTTGGATGGTGGCCGTTTCGCTACTTCCGACCTGAACGACCTGTACCGCCGCGTTATCATCCGTAACAACCGCCTCAAGCGCCTGATCGAAATCAAGGCTCCGGAGGTGATTCTGCGGAACGAGAAGCGCATGCTGCAGGAAGCTGTTGACTCCTTGTTCGACAACTCACGTAAGGTGAATGCCGTGCGTGCTGAAGGTAACCGGGCGCTGAAGTCGCTGTCTGATATGCTGAAAGGCAAGCAGGGCCGCTTCCGTCAGAACCTGCTCGGTAAGCGTGTTGACTACTCTGGCCGTTCGGTTATTGTAGTTGGCCCTGAGCTGAAGCTGCACGAGTGCGGTCTGCCTAAGAACATGGCTGCTGAGCTGTTCAAGCCGTTCATCATCCGCAAGCTCATTGAGCGCGGTATCGTGAAAACGGTAAAATCAGCAAAGAAAATCGTTGACCGTAAGGACGCTGTGGTATGGGATATCCTGGAAAATGTGCTGAAAGGCCACCCAGTACTCCTCAACCGTGCTCCTACGCTGCACCGCTTGGGTATCCAGGCGTTCCAGCCCCGCCTCATTGAGGGTAAAGCTATTCAGCTGCACCCCCTGGTGTGTACGGCTTTCAACGCTGACTTTGACGGTGACCAGATGGCAGTGCACGTTCCCCTGGGACCGGCCGCTATCCTGGAAGCCTCCATGCTCATGCTGGCCTCGCACAACATCCTGAACCCAGCCAACGGCGCGCCTATTGCGGTACCGTCGCAGGACATGGTTCTGGGCTTGTACTACGTGACCAAAGGCAAGCGCACCACGCCGGAAGAGAAAATCGACGGTGAAGGCATGACTTTCTACTCCGATGAGGAGGTAGTTATTGCCATCAACGAAGGCATTCTGTCGAAGCACGCCTATATCAAGGTTCGCACCTTGGTTCGGGACGAGCAGGATAACCTGGTTACCAAGATCATCGAAACCGTAGCTGGCCGCGTGCTGTTCAACCAGCTCGTGCCCACCGAGGTAGGTTTCGTAGATGAGCTGCTGACCAAGAAAAAGCTGCAGCAAATCATTTCGCTGGTGTTCAAACGGACGGGCATGGCCCGCACGGCACAGTTCCTCGACGACATCAAGACGCTGGGCTTCCAGTCGGCTTACAAAGGTGGTCTGTCGATGGGTCTGGGCGACATCCAGATTCCGAAAGAAAAAGATGCTCTGATTGCGCAGGCACAGGCGGATGTTCTGGCGGTAACGCAGAACTACCAGATGGGTCTGATTACGGATAACGAGCGTTACAACCAGGTTATCGACATCTGGACGCGTATCAACAACCAAATCACTGAAACCCTCATGGGTCGCCTCGAAAAGGAGAACCAGGGCTTCAACTCGATTTACATGATGATGCACTCCGGTGCCCGTGGTTCGCGCGAGCAGATTCGTCAGCTCGGCGGTATGCGGGGGCTGATGGCTAAGCCACAGAAGTCGCTGCAGGGTTCGGTAGGTGAGATTATTGAAAACCCGATTCTGTCTAACTTCAAAGAAGGTCTGGACGTAATCGAGTACTTCATCTCGACCCACGGTGCCCGTAAGGGTCTGGCCGATACCGCTCTGAAGACGGCTGACGCCGGCTACCTGACGCGTCGTCTGGTAGACGTATCGCAGGACGTAATTGTAAACGAAAATGACTGTGGTACGCTGCGCGGCATCGAGACCTTCGCGCTGAAGGATAACGAGGACGTGGTAGAGCCACTGGCAGAACGTATCCTGGGCCGCGTGGCCGTGCACGATATCATCGACCCGCTGACGGACGAGGTTATCCTGACGGCCGGCGACGAAATCACCGAGGAAATCACGCGCCGCATTGACAACACCAGCATTGAATCGGTGGAAATCCGTTCGGTACTGACCTGTGAGTCGAAGCGGGGCATCTGCGCCCGTTGCTACGGTCGTAACCTGTCCTCGGGCCGCATGGTGCAGAAAGGCGAAGCGGTTGGTGTTATTGCTGCCCAGTCTATCGGAGAACCCGGTACCCAGCTCACGCTGCGTACGTTCCACGTAGGTGGTACAGCTTCTAACATTGCCGTAGAAGCCAGCATCCGTGCCAAGTTCGCTGGTGTGGTTGAGTTCGAAGATATCCGCACTGTAGAAACCGCTAACGCCGATGGCGAGCCGGTGAAAGTAGTGATGGGTCGCTCGGGCGAAGTTCGTATCGTGGAGAAGGGCACCGGCAAGGTGTTCATTTCAAACCATGTTCCTTACGGCTCGTTCCTGCTGGTGGAAGAAGGCCAGGAGGTAGAGAAAGGTCAGGAGCTGAACAACTGGGACCCTTACAACGCCGTTATTCTGGCCGAGTTTGATGGTGTCATTCAGTACGACGCCATTACCGAAGGCATCACCTACCGCGAGGAGTCGGACGAACAGACCGGTCACCGTGAGAAAGTGATTATCGAATCGAAAGCCAAGGATCAGAACCCCTCTATCATCGTGCGCCCCGGCAAAAAGGGTGACATGGAAGGCTCGAAGGGCTACAACATCCCGGTTGGTTCGCACTTGAACGTGGAGAACGGCGAGAAAATCAAGGCTGGTCAGATTCTGGCCAAGATTCCGCGTGCCGTGGGCAAAACCCGCGACATCACCGGTGGTCTGCCCCGTGTTACGGAGCTCTTCGAAGCCCGTAACCCCTCGAACCCGGCTGTTGTGGCTGAAATCGACGGTGTGGTAACCTATGGTACCGTGAAGCGTGGTAACCGTGAAATCTTCGTGGAGTCGAAAGACGGCGTGAAGAAGAAGTACATGGTGCCGCTGTCCAAGCACATCTTGGTGCAGGACAACGACTTCATCCGGGCCGGTATGCCGCTTTCCGATGGTGCTATTACGCCGTCCGACATCCTGAGCATTCAGGGTCCTGGCGCGGTGCAGGAGTACCTCGTGAACGAGATTCAGGAAGTATACCGCTTGCAGGGTGTGAAAATCAACGATAAGCACATCGAGGTGGTAGTTCGCCAGATGATGCAGAAAGTGGTTATCCTCGATGCCGGCGATACGACCTTCCTGGAGCACCAGGTTATCGACAAAATTGTGTTCATGGAAGAAAACGATACCATCATCGACATGAAGGTGGTAACGAATGCCGGCGACTCGACGAACCTGAAACCTGGTCAGATTGTAACGGCTCGTCGTCTGCGCGACGAAAACTCGAGCCTGAAGCGTCGTGACCTGGCGTTGGTAGAAGTACGGGATGCCCAGCCTTCCGTATCGCGCCCCACGCTGCAGGGTATCACGCAGGCCTCTTTGGGTACTCAGTCGTTCATCTCGGCCGCTTCCTTCCAGGAAACGACCAAGGTGCTGTCGGAAGCCGCCATCCGTGGCAAGGCCGACGAACTGCTAGGCCTGAAGGAAAACGTAATTGTAGGTCACCTCATCCCGGCCGGTACCGGTCTGCGCGAATACACGCGTCAGATTGTCGGCTCGAAAGAGGAGCTGGAGGCGCTGCAAGCGTCGAAGGCTTCGGAAGAGGTTGCTCCCGCAAAGCGTCCGGCCCGCGCTTCCCGTCGCGAATCGGTACAGGAGTAG
- the rpoB gene encoding DNA-directed RNA polymerase subunit beta: MERLQAADERINFAKIKKVIEYPDFLDVQVRSFMDFFQLETAAENRTDEGLFKVFAENFPISDSRENFVLTFIDYHVDPPKYSVDECIDRGLTYSVPLKAKLRLVCNDTDNEDFETIEQEVFLGNIPYMTEKGSFVINGAERVIVSQLHRSPGVFFAQSKHTNGTKLYSARIIPFKGSWIEFATDVNNVMYAYIDRKKKFPVTTLLRAIGYGTDKDILDLFGLSEEVKADKKTLKKAVGRKLAARVLRTWTEDFVDEDTGEVVSIDRNEVLLERDSPIEEDDIDTILNAGAKSVILHRENVNIADFAIIYNTLQKDNSNSEKEAVEQIYRQLRNTEAPDEETARDIIQKLFFSDKRYDLGDVGRYRINKKLGIDTNWEARVLTNEDIVLIVKYLIGLINSKAIVDDIDHLSNRRVRTVGEQLYAQFGVGLARMARTIKERMNVRDNEDFKPVDLINARTLSSVINSFFGTNQLSQFMDQTNPLAEVTHKRRVSALGPGGLSRERAGFEVRDVHYTHYGRLCTIETPEGPNIGLISSLCVHARVNSMGFIETPYRTVESGKVDMTENVKYLTAEEEDTHHIAQANARLNDEGRFINDLVKGRFEGDFPVVEPGEYTYMDVAPNQIVSVAASLIPFLEHDDANRALMGSNMQRQAVPLLKAEAPIVGTGLEGRVATDSRTLVVAEGDGYIDYVDANRIVVKYDLTEDDILVSFDAEKISYDLIKFRRTNQDTCINLTPLVKNGERVVKGQVLCEGYGTNKGELALGRNMQVAFMPWQGYNFEDAIVISERVVRDDIFTSIHIEEFELEVRETKRGEEELTSEIPNVSEEAVRNLDDNGIIRLGAEVKEGDILIGKITPKGETDPTPEEKLLRAIFGDKAGDVKDASLKAPPSLQGVVIGTKLFSRPKKDKNLRAKSKKEVEELKDSYAKELRAVKTVMVEKLVQLLEGKTSQGVKHKFGDEILSKGVKFGKKNITEALFPEKNPYKDESNYAVPEEVNMFKDLILENWTADERVNGMLTALVKNYAKRRNTITARFKRDRFTLEVGDELPAGIVQLAKVYIAKKRKLKVGDKMAGRHGNKGVVARIVRDEDMPFLPDGTPMDIVLNPLGVPSRMNIGQIYETVLGWAGLKMGRTYATPIFDGATEDEVAKELTEAGLPDWGRAYLHDGLTGQRFDQPVTVGVIYMLKLGHLVDDKMHARSIGPYSLITQQPLGGKAQFGGQRFGEMEVWALEAFGASNVLQEILTVKSDDVVGRAKAYEAIVKGDVLPKPNIPESFNVLIHELRGLALEITLD; this comes from the coding sequence CTGGAAAGGCTGCAGGCCGCTGACGAGCGGATCAATTTCGCCAAGATTAAAAAGGTTATTGAGTACCCGGATTTCCTGGACGTGCAGGTTCGCTCGTTTATGGATTTCTTCCAGTTGGAGACGGCTGCTGAGAACCGCACCGATGAAGGGCTGTTCAAGGTATTCGCGGAAAACTTTCCGATTTCGGACTCCCGCGAAAACTTTGTTCTGACGTTCATCGACTACCACGTAGATCCGCCCAAGTATTCGGTGGATGAGTGCATCGACCGCGGCCTGACGTACTCTGTGCCGCTGAAGGCTAAGCTGCGTCTGGTCTGCAATGATACGGACAACGAGGACTTCGAAACCATTGAGCAGGAAGTGTTCCTGGGGAATATCCCCTACATGACCGAGAAAGGCTCATTCGTTATTAACGGCGCCGAGCGGGTTATCGTATCGCAGCTGCACCGTTCGCCGGGCGTGTTCTTTGCCCAAAGCAAGCATACCAACGGCACGAAGCTGTATTCGGCCCGTATTATTCCGTTCAAAGGCTCGTGGATTGAGTTTGCCACGGACGTGAACAATGTGATGTACGCGTACATTGACCGGAAGAAGAAATTCCCGGTTACTACGCTGCTTCGCGCTATCGGCTACGGCACCGACAAAGACATTCTCGACCTGTTCGGGCTGTCGGAAGAGGTGAAAGCCGATAAGAAAACGCTCAAGAAGGCCGTAGGCCGGAAGCTGGCTGCCCGGGTGCTGCGCACCTGGACGGAGGACTTCGTGGACGAGGATACCGGTGAAGTGGTATCTATCGACCGGAACGAAGTGCTGCTGGAGCGCGATTCGCCTATCGAGGAGGACGATATTGACACTATCCTGAATGCCGGAGCCAAATCGGTGATCCTGCACCGCGAGAACGTCAACATTGCCGACTTCGCCATCATTTATAACACGCTGCAGAAAGACAACTCCAACTCGGAGAAAGAAGCTGTAGAGCAGATCTATCGTCAGCTCCGTAACACGGAAGCTCCTGACGAAGAAACTGCGCGTGATATCATCCAGAAGCTGTTCTTCTCGGATAAGCGCTACGACCTCGGGGACGTAGGCCGCTACCGTATCAATAAGAAGCTGGGTATTGACACGAACTGGGAAGCCCGCGTGCTGACCAACGAGGACATTGTTCTCATCGTGAAATACCTGATTGGCTTGATCAACTCGAAGGCCATTGTCGATGACATTGACCACTTGAGCAACCGTCGTGTCCGCACGGTAGGGGAGCAGCTCTACGCTCAGTTTGGCGTAGGTCTGGCCCGTATGGCGCGTACCATCAAGGAGCGCATGAACGTGCGCGATAACGAGGACTTCAAGCCGGTTGACCTGATTAATGCCCGGACGCTGTCTTCGGTAATCAACTCGTTCTTCGGCACCAACCAGTTGTCGCAGTTCATGGACCAGACCAACCCGCTGGCCGAGGTGACGCACAAGCGTCGCGTATCGGCACTGGGGCCGGGAGGTCTGTCGCGTGAGCGGGCTGGTTTCGAAGTACGTGACGTTCACTACACCCACTACGGCCGTCTTTGCACAATTGAAACGCCGGAAGGCCCGAACATCGGTCTGATTTCGTCGCTGTGCGTGCACGCCCGCGTAAACTCCATGGGCTTCATCGAGACGCCTTACCGCACGGTTGAGAGCGGCAAGGTGGATATGACGGAGAACGTGAAGTACCTCACCGCGGAGGAAGAAGATACCCACCACATTGCGCAGGCCAATGCCCGTCTCAATGATGAGGGCCGCTTCATTAATGATTTGGTAAAAGGCCGTTTTGAAGGTGACTTCCCCGTGGTTGAGCCCGGTGAGTACACCTACATGGACGTGGCCCCGAACCAGATTGTATCGGTAGCTGCTTCGCTGATTCCGTTCCTGGAGCACGATGACGCCAACCGGGCCCTGATGGGTTCGAACATGCAACGCCAGGCAGTGCCGCTGCTGAAAGCCGAGGCTCCCATTGTGGGCACCGGTCTGGAAGGCCGCGTGGCAACTGACTCGCGTACGCTGGTTGTAGCGGAAGGTGACGGTTACATCGACTACGTGGATGCGAACCGCATCGTAGTAAAATATGACCTGACGGAAGACGACATCTTGGTAAGCTTCGACGCTGAGAAGATTTCCTACGACCTGATCAAGTTCCGTCGTACCAACCAGGATACCTGCATCAACCTGACGCCGCTCGTGAAGAACGGCGAGCGGGTGGTGAAAGGCCAGGTGCTGTGCGAAGGCTACGGCACGAATAAAGGTGAGCTAGCCCTGGGTCGTAACATGCAGGTGGCGTTCATGCCCTGGCAGGGTTACAACTTCGAGGATGCCATCGTTATTTCGGAGCGGGTTGTCCGCGACGACATCTTCACCTCGATTCACATTGAGGAGTTTGAGCTGGAAGTGCGCGAAACCAAGCGCGGCGAAGAAGAGCTGACCTCGGAAATTCCGAACGTGAGCGAAGAAGCCGTGCGCAACCTCGACGACAACGGTATTATCCGTCTGGGCGCTGAGGTGAAGGAAGGCGACATTCTGATCGGTAAGATTACGCCCAAGGGCGAAACCGACCCGACCCCGGAAGAGAAGCTGCTCCGCGCCATCTTCGGTGACAAAGCCGGTGATGTGAAAGATGCCTCCCTTAAGGCGCCGCCCTCCCTGCAGGGTGTGGTTATCGGTACCAAGCTGTTCTCCCGTCCTAAGAAAGACAAAAACCTCCGGGCCAAGTCGAAGAAGGAAGTAGAAGAGCTGAAGGACTCGTATGCCAAGGAGCTACGCGCGGTGAAAACCGTGATGGTAGAGAAGCTGGTGCAGCTGCTGGAAGGCAAAACTTCCCAGGGCGTGAAGCACAAGTTTGGCGACGAAATCCTGAGCAAGGGTGTGAAATTCGGGAAGAAGAACATCACGGAAGCGTTGTTCCCCGAAAAGAACCCCTACAAGGACGAGAGCAACTACGCCGTGCCCGAAGAGGTGAACATGTTCAAGGACCTGATCCTGGAGAACTGGACCGCCGATGAGCGCGTGAATGGAATGCTGACGGCACTGGTGAAAAACTACGCCAAGCGTCGTAACACCATCACGGCCCGCTTTAAGCGCGACCGGTTCACCCTGGAAGTAGGGGACGAACTGCCCGCCGGTATTGTGCAGCTGGCCAAAGTATACATCGCCAAGAAGCGTAAGCTGAAGGTGGGTGATAAAATGGCTGGTCGTCACGGTAACAAGGGTGTGGTAGCCCGCATCGTGCGCGATGAGGACATGCCTTTCCTGCCCGACGGCACCCCAATGGACATCGTGCTGAACCCGCTGGGTGTACCAAGCCGGATGAACATCGGTCAGATCTACGAAACCGTACTCGGCTGGGCCGGTCTGAAAATGGGCCGCACCTACGCTACCCCGATTTTCGACGGTGCTACCGAGGACGAAGTGGCTAAAGAGCTGACCGAAGCGGGCCTGCCCGATTGGGGCCGTGCTTACCTGCACGATGGTCTGACTGGTCAGCGTTTCGACCAGCCGGTAACCGTGGGTGTTATTTATATGCTGAAGCTGGGTCACCTTGTCGATGACAAGATGCACGCCCGTTCCATCGGCCCGTACTCGCTCATTACCCAGCAGCCGCTGGGTGGTAAGGCACAGTTCGGTGGCCAGCGCTTCGGCGAGATGGAAGTGTGGGCCCTGGAGGCTTTCGGCGCTTCTAACGTTCTCCAGGAAATCCTGACGGTGAAGTCGGATGACGTGGTAGGCCGTGCCAAGGCGTACGAGGCTATTGTAAAAGGCGACGTACTGCCCAAGCCAAATATCCCCGAGTCATTCAACGTACTCATTCATGAGCTGCGTGGTCTGGCCTTGGAAATCACGCTTGACTAA
- the rplL gene encoding 50S ribosomal protein L7/L12, whose translation MADLKAFAEQLVSLTVKEVNELATILKDEYGIEPAAAAPVMMAGGAGAAAEAPEEKTSFDVILKAAGAQKLAVVKLVKDLTGLGLKEAKELVDGAPKPLKEGVAKDEAEGLKKQLEEAGAEVEVK comes from the coding sequence ATGGCAGATTTGAAAGCATTCGCTGAGCAGCTCGTTAGCCTGACGGTGAAAGAAGTAAACGAACTGGCTACTATCCTGAAAGACGAGTATGGCATTGAGCCTGCTGCTGCTGCTCCAGTAATGATGGCTGGCGGCGCTGGCGCTGCTGCTGAAGCTCCTGAGGAGAAGACTTCGTTTGACGTAATCCTGAAAGCCGCTGGCGCTCAGAAACTGGCTGTAGTGAAACTGGTGAAAGACCTGACCGGTCTGGGCCTGAAAGAAGCCAAAGAACTGGTTGACGGTGCTCCTAAGCCCCTGAAAGAAGGTGTTGCTAAGGACGAAGCTGAAGGCCTGAAGAAGCAACTGGAAGAAGCTGGCGCCGAAGTAGAAGTTAAATAA